In Metasolibacillus fluoroglycofenilyticus, a single genomic region encodes these proteins:
- the rluF gene encoding 23S rRNA pseudouridine(2604) synthase RluF, giving the protein MRINKFLAETGAVSRRGADKWIEEGRITINGELATIGSKVQVGDIVCVDGQPVTREEQLVYIALNKPVGITSTTEKHIKGNVVDFINHPLRIFHIGRLDKDSEGLLLLTNDGDIVNEILRAEHHHEKEYIVQVDKPITENFLQRMASGVDILDTTTLPCRVEKISNNVFKIILEQGLNRQIRRMCTALGYSVKRLQRIRIMNIHLGNLKVGQWRDLTEQERKVLFKQLNYKQS; this is encoded by the coding sequence ATGCGTATTAACAAATTTTTAGCTGAAACAGGTGCGGTATCACGACGTGGTGCAGATAAATGGATTGAAGAAGGACGAATTACGATTAACGGAGAGCTCGCTACAATTGGTAGTAAGGTGCAGGTGGGGGATATTGTCTGTGTAGATGGTCAGCCCGTTACAAGAGAAGAACAGCTCGTTTACATTGCACTAAATAAGCCCGTTGGCATTACGAGCACAACCGAAAAACATATTAAGGGTAATGTAGTGGACTTCATTAATCACCCACTGCGTATTTTTCATATTGGACGTTTAGATAAGGATTCAGAAGGACTACTATTATTAACGAATGATGGAGATATCGTCAATGAAATTTTACGTGCTGAGCACCATCATGAAAAGGAATATATCGTCCAAGTGGATAAGCCAATTACGGAGAACTTTCTACAAAGAATGGCATCTGGTGTCGATATTTTAGATACGACAACATTACCTTGTCGCGTCGAAAAAATATCGAACAATGTTTTCAAAATTATTTTAGAGCAAGGCTTAAATCGCCAAATTCGCCGCATGTGCACGGCGCTTGGCTACTCAGTTAAAAGACTACAGCGCATTCGCATTATGAACATTCATTTAGGCAACTTAAAAGTCGGGCAATGGCGAGACTTAACAGAGCAAGAGCGAAAAGTATTATTCAAGCAACTAAACTATAAACAATCGTAG
- a CDS encoding DUF6904 family protein, translating into MMLTIQPTPLLTGARISGDYWDIDQLVNAIYYIAGDAKRYYDYQGARNRILNMCYKLRQATKGEEQIEYVANGVNRGMQIKQKMMMPEKNIYFAANILWPELLFTAIACNDFIRLHQELIDDSPWNQHIATVRNFQALVADSLLELIDEEHYAVFLHVLNEKTPAYFRYATQYVDVLNIEYLALSQEERAAHLSAFAIRLVVEGEDYQLLLDQLMQAAKETKHTLHELQISLKYPDFIDW; encoded by the coding sequence ATGATGCTTACAATTCAACCAACACCACTATTAACAGGGGCGCGCATTAGCGGCGATTATTGGGACATCGACCAGCTAGTTAATGCGATTTACTATATTGCAGGTGATGCCAAGCGCTACTATGATTACCAAGGAGCACGCAACCGCATCTTGAATATGTGCTATAAGCTTCGGCAGGCGACAAAGGGCGAAGAACAAATCGAATATGTAGCAAACGGTGTTAATCGTGGCATGCAAATAAAGCAAAAAATGATGATGCCCGAAAAAAACATTTACTTTGCAGCTAATATTTTATGGCCAGAGTTATTATTTACAGCCATTGCATGTAACGATTTTATCCGTTTACATCAAGAGCTAATCGACGATTCTCCTTGGAATCAGCATATCGCAACCGTACGTAACTTCCAAGCGCTCGTTGCAGACAGTTTACTAGAATTGATTGACGAGGAGCATTATGCCGTTTTCCTACATGTACTAAATGAAAAAACACCTGCCTATTTCCGCTATGCAACGCAATATGTCGATGTGCTTAATATCGAGTACCTTGCTTTGTCACAGGAAGAGCGGGCAGCACATCTTTCGGCATTTGCCATTCGTTTAGTTGTAGAGGGCGAGGATTACCAGTTATTATTAGACCAACTTATGCAGGCTGCAAAAGAAACAAAGCATACATTGCATGAACTACAAATCTCTTTGAAATATCCTGATTTTATTGATTGGTAG
- a CDS encoding cupin domain-containing protein: protein MTQSAQFYIEQLQLEAHPEGGYYKSSFRANEEIATRDVLRPIYTSIYFLLRSQDISHLHRLQSDELWYYHAGSPLTVHMIYPDGTYEAKKLGLNIAEGETPQILVPKHTIFGSSVDEAATFSLVGCMVAPGFDFADFELFTLDELLANYPQHEAVIRKMAYVSKGNTNSSI from the coding sequence ATGACACAGTCAGCACAGTTTTACATTGAGCAGTTGCAGCTTGAAGCACATCCAGAGGGCGGCTATTATAAGTCCAGCTTCCGTGCTAATGAGGAAATAGCAACGCGCGATGTTTTGCGCCCAATTTATACGAGCATATATTTTCTATTGCGTTCACAGGATATTTCTCATCTACATCGTTTACAGTCGGATGAATTATGGTATTACCATGCGGGAAGCCCATTAACGGTACATATGATTTATCCAGATGGGACGTATGAGGCAAAGAAGCTTGGTTTAAATATTGCTGAAGGAGAAACACCGCAAATTTTAGTGCCGAAGCATACGATTTTTGGCTCGTCCGTTGATGAGGCAGCTACATTCAGCTTAGTCGGTTGCATGGTTGCACCCGGTTTTGATTTTGCTGATTTTGAGCTGTTCACACTGGATGAGCTATTAGCAAACTATCCACAGCATGAGGCGGTTATTCGCAAGATGGCGTATGTGAGCAAAGGCAATACCAACTCTTCAATATGA
- a CDS encoding ABC transporter ATP-binding protein, which translates to MLKVNDISVYYGNIQALKGISLEVNEGEIVTLIGANGAGKSTLLQTLSGLLKPKKGSIEYLGSAIDGKAAQSIVKAGISHVPEGRRVFANMTVEENLELGAYLRKDREGIKKDMDHVYELFPRLLERNKQLAGTLSGGEQQMLAMGRALMAKPKLILMDEPSMGLAPLMVKNIFNIIEMVNKEGVTVLLVEQNANMALSVAHRAYVLETGKIVLSGSAKELQESDEVKAAYLGGL; encoded by the coding sequence ATGCTGAAAGTGAATGATATCAGTGTGTATTATGGTAATATCCAAGCATTAAAAGGTATCTCCTTGGAAGTAAATGAAGGTGAGATTGTTACGTTAATTGGTGCGAATGGCGCTGGGAAAAGCACGCTCCTTCAGACGTTATCTGGCTTGCTTAAGCCAAAAAAGGGCTCTATTGAATATTTAGGCTCAGCTATTGATGGTAAGGCAGCACAATCCATCGTAAAGGCAGGAATTTCCCATGTACCGGAGGGGCGTCGCGTTTTTGCTAATATGACGGTAGAGGAAAATTTGGAGCTAGGTGCCTATTTGCGTAAAGATAGAGAAGGCATAAAAAAAGATATGGACCATGTTTATGAGCTGTTTCCACGTCTTTTAGAGCGTAATAAACAGCTAGCAGGAACACTATCGGGTGGCGAGCAGCAAATGCTTGCAATGGGACGTGCTCTAATGGCTAAGCCAAAGCTAATTTTAATGGATGAGCCATCAATGGGTCTTGCACCTTTAATGGTAAAAAATATTTTCAACATTATTGAAATGGTCAATAAAGAAGGTGTGACGGTGCTATTAGTTGAACAAAATGCGAATATGGCACTATCTGTTGCACACCGAGCTTATGTTTTAGAAACAGGTAAAATAGTTTTATCGGGTTCAGCAAAAGAGCTACAGGAGAGCGATGAGGTAAAAGCGGCTTATCTTGGTGGGCTGTAA
- a CDS encoding ABC transporter ATP-binding protein produces the protein MSTLLKVDGLGIQFGGLKAVQNVNMYMNKGELIGLIGPNGAGKTTTFNMLTGVYAPTEGIINFDGKQIQGLDPYKVTRGGISRTFQNIRLFKELSVLDNVKVANHSLANHNILTSIFRLPKHFSGEEKMEEESLAFLKIFGLDVYRDELSKNLPYGMQRRLEIARALAAGPQLLLLDEPAAGMNPQETKELMDLIAFIRKEFNLTILLIEHDMSLVMGICERIYVLDHGQLIAEGSPAEIRSNPKVIEAYLGEEVTEDAESE, from the coding sequence ATGAGTACACTTCTTAAAGTCGATGGCTTAGGTATTCAATTTGGCGGTTTAAAGGCTGTACAAAATGTGAATATGTATATGAATAAAGGAGAGCTTATTGGATTAATTGGACCAAATGGTGCTGGTAAAACAACGACATTTAATATGTTGACAGGTGTGTACGCACCAACGGAAGGAATAATCAATTTTGATGGTAAGCAAATTCAAGGATTAGACCCATATAAAGTAACACGTGGGGGCATTAGCCGTACGTTCCAAAATATTCGTTTATTTAAAGAGCTGTCTGTGCTAGATAATGTAAAGGTAGCAAATCACTCTTTGGCGAATCATAATATTTTGACTTCTATTTTCCGACTGCCAAAGCATTTTTCTGGTGAGGAAAAAATGGAGGAGGAATCTCTCGCATTTTTAAAGATTTTTGGCTTAGATGTGTATCGAGACGAGTTATCGAAAAATTTACCATATGGGATGCAACGCCGCTTAGAAATTGCACGTGCACTTGCGGCAGGACCACAACTTTTGTTATTAGATGAGCCGGCAGCGGGGATGAATCCGCAGGAAACGAAAGAATTAATGGATCTTATTGCATTTATTCGAAAAGAATTTAATTTAACTATTTTATTGATTGAGCATGATATGAGTTTAGTTATGGGGATTTGTGAGCGGATTTATGTGCTCGACCATGGTCAGCTAATTGCCGAAGGGTCGCCAGCAGAAATTCGTTCAAATCCAAAAGTGATTGAGGCGTATTTAGGAGAGGAGGTAACAGAAGATGCTGAAAGTGAATGA
- a CDS encoding branched-chain amino acid ABC transporter permease, which translates to MKTSKVFWGYAVGAIALYAIVQTLISFGMVNMHYQNMLITMCINIMLAVSLHLVIGVTGQFSIGHAGFLAVGAYISAIFTMKLGMPFVVAILAGAVVAMLAGLLVGIPTLRLRGDYLAIATLGFAEIIRIVFLNIDYVGGAAGMQVTHQSNWTYAFIGVVVTILIISNFTNSRHGRACISIREDEIAADAMGINTTYYKVAAFALGSFFAGVAGAIYAHNFYIIQPTAFGFLKSFDILILVVLGGLGSLSGSVLAAIFLTFVSTYLQGFPETRMIIYSLVLILVMLYRPKGLMGTKEITDIFKFGKKGGTKI; encoded by the coding sequence ATGAAAACGTCTAAAGTTTTTTGGGGCTATGCAGTAGGGGCAATTGCGCTTTATGCAATTGTACAAACTCTTATTTCTTTCGGTATGGTCAATATGCATTATCAAAATATGCTTATTACAATGTGTATTAACATAATGTTAGCAGTTAGCTTACATCTTGTTATTGGTGTAACAGGGCAGTTTTCGATTGGACACGCAGGATTTTTAGCAGTAGGTGCTTACATATCAGCAATCTTTACGATGAAGCTTGGCATGCCATTTGTAGTTGCCATTCTAGCTGGTGCAGTTGTTGCAATGTTAGCAGGTCTATTAGTAGGTATTCCAACTTTACGTTTAAGAGGGGACTATTTAGCCATTGCTACACTCGGCTTTGCAGAGATTATTCGTATTGTCTTTTTAAATATTGATTATGTTGGTGGGGCAGCAGGGATGCAAGTAACGCATCAATCAAACTGGACTTATGCCTTTATCGGTGTAGTTGTTACGATTTTAATTATTTCTAACTTTACAAATTCACGTCACGGTCGAGCATGTATTTCAATCCGCGAAGATGAGATAGCGGCGGATGCGATGGGGATTAACACGACTTATTATAAGGTAGCAGCATTTGCACTCGGCTCGTTTTTCGCTGGGGTAGCAGGCGCCATTTATGCGCATAATTTCTACATTATTCAGCCAACTGCTTTTGGCTTCTTAAAATCCTTTGATATTTTAATTTTAGTTGTACTTGGAGGATTAGGTAGTTTATCTGGTTCAGTTCTTGCGGCAATTTTCTTAACATTCGTTTCGACATATTTACAAGGATTCCCTGAGACACGTATGATTATTTATTCACTTGTATTAATTTTAGTGATGCTATACCGTCCGAAAGGCTTAATGGGGACAAAGGAAATTACAGATATATTTAAGTTCGGTAAAAAGGGAGGTACGAAAATATGA
- a CDS encoding branched-chain amino acid ABC transporter permease has translation MEWIQQLVNGISLGSIYALIALGYTMVYGIIKLINFAHGDVFMLGAFIGFFAIARWDMHFIPALLMAMILCAVIGVIIERVAYKRLRNATRIAALITAIGVSLLIEYTVIFFRGASPEAYPTVFASTSIEVLGVQIDTKSIFILTVSIVLMLLLQFIVHRTKIGKAMRAVSHDADAARLMGINVDNTISATFAIGSALAGAAGVIFGIYYTRIDPLMGVLPGLKAFVAAVLGGIGIIPGAMAGGLVLGVVETVVSALGFSLWRDAAAFVILILILILRPAGIFGKNAREKV, from the coding sequence ATGGAATGGATACAGCAACTCGTAAATGGGATTTCACTCGGAAGTATATATGCGTTAATTGCCCTTGGATATACGATGGTTTATGGAATTATCAAATTAATTAACTTTGCACATGGTGACGTTTTCATGCTTGGTGCCTTTATCGGCTTCTTTGCAATTGCTAGATGGGATATGCATTTTATTCCAGCTTTATTAATGGCGATGATTTTATGTGCAGTAATAGGGGTTATTATTGAAAGGGTAGCTTATAAGCGTCTACGCAATGCAACGCGCATTGCCGCATTAATTACAGCTATCGGGGTATCTCTGTTAATTGAATACACAGTTATTTTCTTCCGTGGTGCATCACCGGAAGCATATCCAACAGTTTTTGCAAGTACATCTATAGAAGTCTTAGGTGTACAAATTGATACGAAATCTATTTTTATTTTGACGGTATCAATTGTTTTAATGCTATTATTACAGTTTATTGTACACCGTACGAAAATCGGTAAGGCGATGCGTGCCGTTTCGCATGATGCTGATGCAGCACGTTTAATGGGTATTAATGTAGACAATACAATTTCAGCGACATTTGCAATTGGCTCGGCGTTAGCTGGAGCAGCAGGGGTTATTTTCGGTATATATTATACGAGAATCGACCCATTAATGGGCGTATTACCAGGCTTAAAGGCATTCGTTGCAGCCGTTTTAGGTGGTATTGGCATTATTCCGGGTGCAATGGCTGGTGGTCTTGTGCTAGGGGTAGTAGAAACAGTTGTTAGTGCACTCGGGTTTTCTTTATGGCGAGATGCAGCAGCATTCGTTATTTTAATCTTAATTTTAATTTTACGACCAGCGGGTATTTTCGGTAAAAATGCTCGTGAGAAAGTGTAG
- a CDS encoding ABC transporter substrate-binding protein: MKNYKLKKFASIFLATSVLAGALAGCGADSGGSSSSNGGSSGSGNSASGDTIKIGANLELSGAVASYGSSIGDGATLAVEEINANGGINGKKIELIKVDNKSENSEATSAAIRLAEQEKVVAMIGPATSGNTVATVQIANQYKVPVVTASGTAPNVTENADGSINEFAFRTCFIDPFQGTVAANFATNELGAKNVAIFADNASDYAKGLAASFKETIEANGGKVVIEQAYVAKDVDFKSTLTNIKGANPDFIFIPGYYEEVGLIVKQARELGITAPLMGADGWDSPTLVDLAGKDALNNTFITNHYSSEDPDATIQKFVEAFKGKYNQAPNAFHALGYDTVYYLKDAIERAGDDVTGEMIKNMLAETKDLGLVTGTFTVDEKHNPVKSATVLEFKDGNQVFNSKVNP, from the coding sequence ATGAAAAATTATAAACTAAAGAAATTTGCTTCTATATTCTTAGCAACTTCAGTTTTGGCTGGTGCATTAGCAGGTTGTGGCGCTGATTCTGGCGGAAGTTCGTCATCAAACGGTGGATCATCAGGCAGTGGTAACTCTGCTTCTGGCGATACAATCAAAATTGGGGCTAACCTTGAATTATCTGGTGCAGTAGCATCATACGGCTCATCAATTGGTGATGGCGCAACATTAGCGGTAGAGGAAATTAATGCAAATGGCGGCATTAACGGTAAAAAAATTGAGTTAATCAAAGTGGATAATAAATCTGAAAACTCTGAGGCAACATCTGCTGCGATTCGTTTAGCAGAGCAGGAGAAGGTTGTTGCAATGATTGGTCCAGCAACATCTGGGAATACAGTAGCAACTGTACAAATTGCCAATCAATATAAAGTTCCTGTTGTAACAGCATCTGGAACTGCACCAAACGTAACAGAAAATGCGGACGGTTCAATTAATGAATTTGCATTCCGTACATGCTTTATCGACCCATTCCAAGGAACTGTAGCGGCAAACTTTGCAACGAATGAACTAGGCGCAAAAAATGTAGCAATTTTTGCTGATAATGCTTCTGACTATGCAAAAGGCTTAGCTGCATCGTTTAAGGAAACAATTGAAGCGAACGGTGGAAAAGTTGTCATTGAACAAGCTTATGTAGCAAAAGATGTAGATTTCAAATCGACATTAACGAATATTAAAGGGGCAAACCCAGATTTCATTTTCATTCCAGGTTACTATGAGGAAGTAGGTTTAATTGTTAAGCAAGCACGTGAGCTAGGTATCACAGCGCCATTAATGGGGGCTGATGGTTGGGATTCACCGACTTTAGTTGACTTAGCTGGAAAAGATGCATTAAACAATACATTCATTACAAATCACTATTCATCCGAGGATCCTGATGCGACAATTCAGAAGTTTGTAGAAGCATTCAAAGGGAAATACAACCAAGCTCCAAATGCTTTCCACGCTTTAGGATATGACACTGTATACTACTTGAAGGATGCAATTGAGCGTGCGGGTGATGATGTGACAGGCGAAATGATTAAAAATATGTTAGCTGAAACAAAAGATTTAGGCTTAGTGACAGGTACATTTACAGTAGATGAAAAACACAACCCAGTTAAATCGGCAACAGTTCTTGAATTCAAAGACGGCAATCAAGTGTTCAACTCTAAAGTGAATCCTTAA
- a CDS encoding class I SAM-dependent methyltransferase codes for MKEHDFEKLLRINTAGFQYGFPKLAHYHRYEPTPYTGLEQLFENYTLPDNATFVDIGCGKGRVPIYIHYRFHIPVVGIEMDEKFFIEAQQNREAYLEKAQKKHVPITFFRMIAERYIVKKEDNVFFFFNPFSIDIFRKVVANILYSFEYNPRNIHIILYYPAIDYLFYLEQETPFTLRKEVRLEGESNANERICVYTLLF; via the coding sequence GTGAAAGAGCATGATTTTGAAAAGTTATTACGAATAAATACTGCTGGCTTTCAATATGGTTTTCCAAAGTTGGCGCATTACCACCGATATGAGCCTACGCCATATACAGGACTTGAGCAGCTTTTTGAGAATTATACATTGCCCGACAATGCTACTTTTGTTGATATTGGCTGTGGCAAGGGACGTGTTCCCATTTATATTCATTACCGCTTCCATATTCCTGTTGTTGGTATTGAGATGGATGAGAAATTTTTTATTGAAGCACAACAAAATAGAGAAGCATATTTAGAAAAGGCGCAGAAAAAGCATGTACCTATTACATTTTTTCGTATGATAGCAGAGCGATATATTGTGAAAAAAGAGGATAATGTATTTTTCTTTTTCAATCCATTTTCTATTGATATTTTCCGTAAAGTAGTAGCGAACATACTATACTCATTTGAATACAACCCAAGAAATATTCATATTATTCTATACTATCCTGCAATTGATTACTTGTTTTACCTTGAACAAGAAACGCCTTTTACACTACGGAAAGAAGTGCGTTTAGAAGGGGAGTCAAATGCTAATGAACGTATATGTGTTTATACGCTATTATTTTAA
- a CDS encoding CoxG family protein, with protein sequence MATSVHQETIQITKEALWQFIQDKGSWAVLIPGYLHHEFPTAQQMIWVFQGDFGIIQKAVKLQLEETASVAGEKLAFNLVGLSDNINGSGYFEIAPATDGNYSLTGSLTMTAGGFLAAMINPVLEGFVPKTVETLVQSMAREVSKVSN encoded by the coding sequence ATGGCAACAAGTGTTCATCAAGAAACAATTCAAATTACGAAAGAGGCATTATGGCAATTTATTCAAGATAAAGGGAGCTGGGCAGTATTAATTCCGGGTTATCTACATCATGAATTTCCTACTGCACAGCAAATGATTTGGGTATTTCAAGGGGATTTTGGTATTATACAGAAGGCTGTAAAATTACAATTAGAGGAAACAGCAAGCGTAGCTGGGGAGAAATTAGCTTTTAACTTAGTCGGCTTATCTGACAATATTAATGGTAGTGGCTATTTTGAAATAGCTCCAGCTACTGACGGTAATTATTCATTAACTGGGAGCCTAACGATGACTGCTGGTGGCTTTTTGGCCGCGATGATTAATCCTGTATTAGAAGGCTTTGTACCAAAGACGGTGGAAACACTCGTACAATCAATGGCACGAGAAGTGAGTAAGGTAAGTAATTAA
- the guaC gene encoding GMP reductase: MDNVFDYEDIQLIPNKCIVDSRSQCDTSVTLGGHKFRLPVVPANMQTIIDEKIALMLAEQGYFYIMHRFNPETRVNFIKDMHARGLIASISVGVKEEEYAFVEQLAADNLVPEFITIDIAHGHSNAVIRMIQHLKKHLPNSFVIAGNVGTPEAVRELENAGADATKVGIGPGKVCITKIKTGFGTGGWQLAALRWCAKAATKPIIADGGIRTHGDIAKSVRFGATMVMIGSLFAGHEESPGETIEIDGKLVKEYFGSASEFQKGEKKNVEGKKMYVDHKGPLKETLIEMEQDLQSSISYAGGTKLDAIRTVDYVIVKNSIFNGDKVY, from the coding sequence ATGGATAACGTATTTGATTATGAAGACATTCAATTAATTCCTAATAAATGTATTGTAGACAGCCGTTCACAATGTGATACGTCTGTTACACTTGGCGGACATAAATTTCGATTACCAGTAGTACCTGCTAATATGCAAACAATCATTGATGAAAAAATTGCTTTAATGTTAGCTGAACAGGGCTATTTTTACATTATGCATCGCTTCAATCCTGAAACACGCGTTAATTTTATTAAAGATATGCACGCCCGTGGCTTGATTGCTTCAATTAGTGTTGGTGTAAAAGAAGAAGAATACGCTTTTGTTGAGCAATTAGCGGCTGACAACCTAGTGCCTGAATTTATTACAATTGATATCGCACACGGTCATTCTAATGCTGTTATTCGCATGATTCAGCATCTGAAAAAGCACTTACCAAACAGCTTCGTTATCGCAGGAAACGTAGGAACTCCAGAAGCTGTACGAGAGCTTGAAAATGCTGGTGCTGATGCGACAAAAGTAGGGATTGGACCGGGTAAAGTTTGTATTACAAAAATTAAAACGGGCTTCGGTACAGGCGGCTGGCAATTAGCAGCTTTACGCTGGTGTGCAAAGGCTGCAACAAAACCAATTATTGCAGATGGCGGCATTCGCACACACGGCGATATCGCAAAATCTGTACGCTTTGGTGCTACGATGGTTATGATTGGTTCATTATTCGCAGGTCATGAGGAATCACCAGGTGAAACAATTGAAATCGATGGCAAACTAGTCAAAGAATATTTTGGTTCAGCCTCTGAATTCCAAAAAGGTGAAAAGAAAAATGTCGAAGGGAAAAAAATGTACGTCGACCACAAGGGGCCATTAAAGGAGACATTAATTGAAATGGAGCAAGACTTACAATCATCCATTTCATATGCTGGCGGCACAAAGCTTGATGCCATTCGAACTGTTGACTATGTCATCGTGAAAAACTCTATTTTTAATGGGGATAAAGTATATTAA
- a CDS encoding DUF1540 domain-containing protein → MPQVEVNCTVVNCIFHAKGDLCGAERIQVDMDERISKKSNMEFARDFDLHANPEKARYSFETCCNTFRPKDV, encoded by the coding sequence ATGCCACAAGTAGAAGTGAACTGTACAGTGGTGAATTGTATTTTTCATGCCAAAGGTGATCTTTGCGGCGCAGAGCGGATTCAAGTGGATATGGATGAGCGTATAAGCAAAAAAAGCAATATGGAGTTTGCGCGCGATTTTGATTTGCATGCTAACCCAGAAAAGGCTCGCTATTCCTTTGAAACGTGCTGTAATACATTTAGACCTAAGGATGTATAG
- a CDS encoding ATP-binding protein, with protein sequence MKMKNTVEESIISQSLSIGESIARSIDMKTYKRFLGNPEKNNYYWAIRSYLSDAKDKTGALYMYTMEINNPSIARAMVVGQPVNEEQSDDYPIGEICLIPKKFVREAFFQGTPFVTDFVEDSKYGTYLTVGVPIKDEAEQVIGYLGIDLSASSLDNIKKDILENNILLFIFNGALIIITITSFFLIQRWYQKELAKEVDETEDTYQTEIKSLITSVSSLRHDFTNHIQVLYGFLQLREAEQARQYVEALSKEVQTLESIKLDINHPGLAILLQTKKLAAQNNQIDMSFTVAQSSFDYIKTIDLIKILSNLIDNAIDATIVLPEEQRKIVVDCTVDFKKYIFQITNTGPKISPNAPIFEQGYSTKREEKDKVHGQGLFIVKSIVEKYDGQISLYSKNDSETVAYVEIPLKF encoded by the coding sequence ATGAAGATGAAGAATACTGTAGAAGAGTCCATTATTAGTCAAAGCCTTTCAATTGGTGAATCAATTGCTCGGTCGATTGATATGAAAACATATAAAAGATTTTTAGGAAATCCAGAAAAAAATAATTACTATTGGGCCATTAGAAGTTATTTAAGCGATGCTAAAGATAAAACGGGTGCGTTATATATGTATACAATGGAAATTAATAATCCAAGTATCGCAAGAGCAATGGTTGTTGGTCAGCCTGTTAACGAAGAGCAATCTGATGATTATCCAATAGGGGAAATTTGCTTAATACCTAAAAAATTCGTAAGGGAGGCATTTTTCCAAGGAACGCCGTTTGTAACGGATTTTGTGGAAGACTCAAAATACGGCACGTATTTAACTGTAGGTGTCCCAATTAAAGATGAGGCTGAGCAGGTAATCGGTTATTTAGGAATTGATTTAAGTGCAAGTTCCTTAGATAACATTAAAAAGGATATTTTAGAAAATAACATTTTACTGTTTATTTTTAATGGTGCTTTAATTATTATTACTATCACTTCATTCTTTTTAATTCAACGCTGGTATCAAAAGGAGCTAGCGAAGGAAGTTGATGAAACAGAAGATACATATCAAACAGAGATTAAATCATTAATTACATCTGTTTCTTCTTTAAGACATGATTTTACGAACCATATTCAAGTGTTATATGGCTTTTTACAATTAAGAGAAGCAGAGCAAGCAAGGCAGTATGTTGAGGCTTTAAGCAAGGAAGTGCAAACACTGGAATCGATTAAATTAGATATTAATCACCCAGGTCTTGCTATCTTGTTACAAACGAAGAAGCTAGCTGCACAAAATAATCAAATTGATATGAGTTTTACAGTTGCGCAAAGCTCCTTTGATTATATAAAAACGATAGATTTAATTAAGATTTTATCAAATCTTATTGATAATGCGATTGATGCAACGATTGTATTACCAGAAGAACAGCGAAAAATTGTTGTAGATTGCACAGTCGATTTTAAAAAGTACATTTTCCAAATAACAAATACAGGGCCTAAAATTTCACCAAATGCGCCAATTTTTGAGCAAGGATACTCTACAAAACGAGAAGAAAAAGATAAAGTGCATGGACAAGGGTTATTTATCGTTAAAAGCATTGTTGAAAAATATGATGGACAAATTTCACTTTATTCTAAAAATGATTCAGAAACAGTTGCGTATGTGGAGATTCCATTGAAATTTTAG